A window of the Arachis duranensis cultivar V14167 chromosome 5, aradu.V14167.gnm2.J7QH, whole genome shotgun sequence genome harbors these coding sequences:
- the LOC107488826 gene encoding ABC transporter B family member 26, chloroplastic isoform X1 produces the protein MPLLLSASQPPLLPLIPHSNKTLITLPRKRFGFAPNTLTTPPSLRSRRILPKSSASSSSSINGVSLEDIPEHSRNEESTSPTRDEFLLLQTLRTWLRFLPSILPGGSWWNFDDDIEIELLAQPVSVWRALGKMWHLVARDRWIIFAAFTALIFAAVSEISIPHFLTASIFTAQSAEIAVFHQNVRLLVLLCVISGICSGIRGCCFGIANMILVKRMRETLYSSLILQDISFFDSETVGDLTSRLGADCQQVSRVIGNDLNLILRNVLQGTGSLIYLVILSWPLGLCTLMICILLGAVMVHYGRYQKKAARLIQEVTASANDVAQETLSLIRTVRVYGTEEVEHGRYKWWLEKLADISLRQSAAYGFWNLSFNALYHSTQVIAVLFGGMSILAGHITAEKLTKFILYSEWLIYSTWWVGDNISNLMQSVGASEKVFHLMDLLPSSQFTERGVKLQGLMGQIEFLNVSFRYPSRPTVSVVQHVNFVVHPSEVVAIVGLSGSGKSTLVNLLLRLYEPTSGQILVDGIPIKDFDIMWWRGRIGYVGQEPKLFRMDISSNIRYGCTRDVTQEDVEWAAKEAYAHDFITALPNGYETVVDDDLLSGGQKQRIAIARAILRDPKILILDEATSALDAESEHNVKGVLRSVRSDSTSRRSVIVIAHRLSTIQAADRIVVMDGGQVVEIGSHRELLLKDGLYARLTRKQADAMA, from the exons ATGCCTCTTCTACTCTCAGCTTCACAACCTCCCCTACTCCCTCTCATCCCACACAGTAATAAAACTCTCATCACACTTCCTAGAAAGCGCTTTGGTTTCGCTCCCAACACCTTAACAACCCCACCCTCTCTTCGTTCCAGGCGCATTCTCCCTAAATCTTctgcttcttcctcttcttccatcaACGGTGTTTCCCTTGAGGACATTCCAGAACATTCCAGAAACGAAGAATCAACTTCTCCTACTCGGGATGAGTTCCTTCTCCTCCAAACGCTCCGAACCTGGCTCCGCTTCCTCCCTTCCATTCTCCCCGGTGGATCCTGGTGGAACTTCGACGACGACATCGAAATCGAGCTACTGGCTCAGCCGGTTTCTGTCTGGCGCGCACTCGGCAAGATGTGGCACCTCGTCGCGCGTGACCGCTGGATCATCTTCGCCGCCTTCACCGCTCTCATTTTCGCGGCG gTGTCTGAGATTTCGATACCGCATTTCTTGACGGCGTCGATTTTCACGGCGCAGAGCGCGGAGATTGCGGTTTTTCACCAGAATGTGCGGCTTTTGGTTCTGTTGTGTGTGATCTCGGGAATATGCAG TGGGATAAGAGGTTGCTGTTTTGGCATTGCAAACATGATTTTG GTTAAGAGAATGAGAGAAACATTATACTCTTCCCTTATTCTTCAG GATATATCATTTTTTGACTCTGAAACAGTTGGTGATTTGACAAGTAGACTCGGGGCAGATTGTCAACAAGTGTCTAGGGTTATTGGAAATGATCTTAACTTGATATTGCGCAATGTTCTTCAG GGGACAGGTTCATTAATCTACTTGGTGATTTTGTCTTGGCCACTTGGTTTATGTACGTTGATGATATGCATCCTGTTAGGAGCAGTTATGGTACATTATGGAAG GTACCAGAAAAAGGCAGCAAGGCTGATCCAAGAAGTCACTGCTTCTGCAAATGAT GTAGCTCAAGAGACCTTGTCTCTCATTCGAACTGTCCGTGTTTATGGAACAGAAGAAGTAGAACATGGAAG GTACAAATGGTGGCTGGAGAAATTAGCTGACATAAGCCTGCGACAAAGTGCTGCATATGGGTTTTGGAATTTAAGCTTCAATGCTCTTTATCATTCAACTCAG GTTATCGCTGTGCTGTTTGGAGGGATGTCTATTCTTGCTGGACATATTACTGCTGAGAAACTTACTAAGTTTATACTATACAGTGAATGGCTAATTTATTCAACCTGGTGGGTGGGAGACAATATTTCCAATTTGATGCAATCTGTTGGAGCTAGTGAAAAAGTATTCCATTTAATGGATCTCTTACCTAGCAGCCAATTCACAGAAAGAG GAGTAAAGTTGCAGGGGTTGATGGGGCAAATCGAGTTTCTAAATGTATCTTTTCGCTACCCTTCAAGGCCAACG GTATCTGTGGTGCAACATGTAAACTTTGTGGTCCATCCCAGTGAGGTGGTTGCAATT GTTGGTCTTAGTGGTAGCGGAAAAAGCACACTGGTGAACCTTTTGCTTCGTCTCTATGAGCCGACAAGTGGCCAG aTTTTGGTAGATGGCATTCCTATTAAAGACTTCGACATCATGTGGTGGAGAGGGAGAATAGGATATGTTGGACAG GAACCCAAGCTTTTCCGGATGGATATTAGTTCAAACATCAGATATGGATGTACTCGCGATGTAACACAGGAGGATGTTGAATGGGCTGCAAAGGAGGCCTATGCTCATGATTTCATCACAGCACTTCCTAACGGTTATGAAACAGTTGTTGACGACGATCTATTAAGTGGGGGTCAAAAGCAGCGAATCGCTATTGCTAGAGCCATCCTTCGGGACCCAAAAATATTGATCCTTGATGAAGCCACCAGTGCACTGGATGCTGAGAGTGAACATAACGTTAAG GGTGTTCTTCGATCCGTCAGAAGTGACTCTACATCAAGGAGAAGTGTCATAGTCATTGCACACAG GCTTTCCACCATACAAGCCGCTGACAGGATTGTGGTAATGGATGGTGGTCAAGTTGTTGAG ATTGGAAGTCATAGAGAACTTCTCCTAAAAGATGGTTTATATGCTCGGTTGACTCGAAAACAGGCAGATGCCATGGCATGA
- the LOC127747437 gene encoding uncharacterized protein LOC127747437: MLKLFTHSLGRAESSAPDRDHKKSKSQVKKKGNNKRGTKAKVSPDVSLTSNDFVVRIVHKGGQQEVYQRALPASKLMRKYPGMCVASPEVFKDPHQSVLGPDQVLLLGHKYIMISPRDVHKLKRKHAQQGEDEENNAPAIQGLSPAEEVTRDSPCGHQTRESSNKASNEANGAQGQEMMETKKSLSPDRGIEEVQGGGPAQEPHGYAKVYFSSPKDKSIKHTRRRKGIKNKPFVSPLPKNRVYRVFDWQPRLPPIQELSP, encoded by the coding sequence ATGCTGAAGCTCTTTACTCACTCGTTAGGCCGAGCGGAGTCGTCGGCGCCGGATCGAGATCACAAAAAAAGCAAGAGCCAGGTCAAGAAGAAAGGAAACAACAAGAGAGGGACTAAGGCTAAGGTGTCCCCTGACGTAAGCCTGACATCAAATGATTTTGTTGTGAGGATTGTTCATAAAGGTGGACAACAAGAGGTGTATCAACGTGCACTCCCTGCATCAAAGTTGATGAGAAAGTACCCCGGAATGTGCGTCGCATCGCCGGAAGTCTTCAAGGATCCTCATCAGTCGGTGTTGGGGCCGGACCAAGTGTTGCTTCTTGGTCACAAGTACATCATGATATCGCCACGAGATGTCCACAAGCTGAAGCGCAAACACGCTCAGCAAGGCGAAGacgaagagaataatgcacccGCGATACAAGGGCTATCGCCGGCAGAAGAAGTTACCAGAGATTCTCCATGTGGACACCAAACTAGAGAGAGTAGTAATAAAGCTTCTAATGAAGCAAATGGAGCACAAGGCCAAGAGATGATGGAAACAAAGAAAAGTTTATCTCCAGATAGAGGAATAGAGGAAGTTCAAGGTGGAGGGCCTGCACAAGAACCTCATGGCTATGCAAAGGTATACTTCTCAAGTCCCAAAGATAAGTCTATAAAACATACAAGAAGACGAAAAGGAATAAAGAACAAGCCTTTTGTGTCACCTCTTCCAAAGAACAGAGTATATAGGGTCTTTGATTGGCAACCAAGGCTTCCCCCTATACAAGAGCTCTCTCCATGA
- the LOC107488826 gene encoding ABC transporter B family member 26, chloroplastic isoform X2, which translates to MQVKIFGIRGCCFGIANMILVKRMRETLYSSLILQDISFFDSETVGDLTSRLGADCQQVSRVIGNDLNLILRNVLQGTGSLIYLVILSWPLGLCTLMICILLGAVMVHYGRYQKKAARLIQEVTASANDVAQETLSLIRTVRVYGTEEVEHGRYKWWLEKLADISLRQSAAYGFWNLSFNALYHSTQVIAVLFGGMSILAGHITAEKLTKFILYSEWLIYSTWWVGDNISNLMQSVGASEKVFHLMDLLPSSQFTERGVKLQGLMGQIEFLNVSFRYPSRPTVSVVQHVNFVVHPSEVVAIVGLSGSGKSTLVNLLLRLYEPTSGQILVDGIPIKDFDIMWWRGRIGYVGQEPKLFRMDISSNIRYGCTRDVTQEDVEWAAKEAYAHDFITALPNGYETVVDDDLLSGGQKQRIAIARAILRDPKILILDEATSALDAESEHNVKGVLRSVRSDSTSRRSVIVIAHRLSTIQAADRIVVMDGGQVVEIGSHRELLLKDGLYARLTRKQADAMA; encoded by the exons ATGCAGGTCAAAATCTT TGGGATAAGAGGTTGCTGTTTTGGCATTGCAAACATGATTTTG GTTAAGAGAATGAGAGAAACATTATACTCTTCCCTTATTCTTCAG GATATATCATTTTTTGACTCTGAAACAGTTGGTGATTTGACAAGTAGACTCGGGGCAGATTGTCAACAAGTGTCTAGGGTTATTGGAAATGATCTTAACTTGATATTGCGCAATGTTCTTCAG GGGACAGGTTCATTAATCTACTTGGTGATTTTGTCTTGGCCACTTGGTTTATGTACGTTGATGATATGCATCCTGTTAGGAGCAGTTATGGTACATTATGGAAG GTACCAGAAAAAGGCAGCAAGGCTGATCCAAGAAGTCACTGCTTCTGCAAATGAT GTAGCTCAAGAGACCTTGTCTCTCATTCGAACTGTCCGTGTTTATGGAACAGAAGAAGTAGAACATGGAAG GTACAAATGGTGGCTGGAGAAATTAGCTGACATAAGCCTGCGACAAAGTGCTGCATATGGGTTTTGGAATTTAAGCTTCAATGCTCTTTATCATTCAACTCAG GTTATCGCTGTGCTGTTTGGAGGGATGTCTATTCTTGCTGGACATATTACTGCTGAGAAACTTACTAAGTTTATACTATACAGTGAATGGCTAATTTATTCAACCTGGTGGGTGGGAGACAATATTTCCAATTTGATGCAATCTGTTGGAGCTAGTGAAAAAGTATTCCATTTAATGGATCTCTTACCTAGCAGCCAATTCACAGAAAGAG GAGTAAAGTTGCAGGGGTTGATGGGGCAAATCGAGTTTCTAAATGTATCTTTTCGCTACCCTTCAAGGCCAACG GTATCTGTGGTGCAACATGTAAACTTTGTGGTCCATCCCAGTGAGGTGGTTGCAATT GTTGGTCTTAGTGGTAGCGGAAAAAGCACACTGGTGAACCTTTTGCTTCGTCTCTATGAGCCGACAAGTGGCCAG aTTTTGGTAGATGGCATTCCTATTAAAGACTTCGACATCATGTGGTGGAGAGGGAGAATAGGATATGTTGGACAG GAACCCAAGCTTTTCCGGATGGATATTAGTTCAAACATCAGATATGGATGTACTCGCGATGTAACACAGGAGGATGTTGAATGGGCTGCAAAGGAGGCCTATGCTCATGATTTCATCACAGCACTTCCTAACGGTTATGAAACAGTTGTTGACGACGATCTATTAAGTGGGGGTCAAAAGCAGCGAATCGCTATTGCTAGAGCCATCCTTCGGGACCCAAAAATATTGATCCTTGATGAAGCCACCAGTGCACTGGATGCTGAGAGTGAACATAACGTTAAG GGTGTTCTTCGATCCGTCAGAAGTGACTCTACATCAAGGAGAAGTGTCATAGTCATTGCACACAG GCTTTCCACCATACAAGCCGCTGACAGGATTGTGGTAATGGATGGTGGTCAAGTTGTTGAG ATTGGAAGTCATAGAGAACTTCTCCTAAAAGATGGTTTATATGCTCGGTTGACTCGAAAACAGGCAGATGCCATGGCATGA